In endosymbiont of unidentified scaly snail isolate Monju, the following are encoded in one genomic region:
- a CDS encoding glutamate synthase subunit beta, translating to MGKPTGFKEIPRQERSYAPVADRIRHFDEFVIPLSDEQLSAQGARCMDCGIPFCHQGCPVNNLIPDWNDLVYTGDWREALEMLHSTNNFPEVTGRICPAPCQESCTLNITDEPVTIKSIECAIVDKGWEMGWIKPQVAAHKTGKRIAVVGSGPAGLAAAQQLARVGHHVVVYERQDRIGGLLRYGIPDFKLNKKLLDRRIAQMRAEGVEFHINRHIGVDIPARQLIDEFDAVLLAGGSEQPRDLPVPGRDLEGVHFAMDFLRANSKVVQGVPGAEEYLISAKDKDVVVIGGGDTGSDCIGTSVRHGARSITQIEIMDRPPEKEDKDLVWPDWPHKLRTSTSQEEGCERMWNVLTKEFLDDGNGHVRGLRCVKVRWERDEQGRMQMHEIEGSEFELKADLVTLAMGFVHPVHEGMLEELGVALDARGNVRGGTEGRDAYRTSIDGVFAAGDMRRGQSLVVWAIREGRPAAAAIDEYLMGRTDLPR from the coding sequence ATGGGCAAGCCAACCGGTTTTAAAGAGATCCCGCGCCAGGAGCGCAGTTATGCGCCCGTGGCCGACCGCATCCGGCACTTCGACGAGTTCGTCATCCCGCTCAGCGACGAACAGCTCAGCGCCCAGGGCGCGCGTTGCATGGACTGTGGCATTCCGTTTTGCCACCAGGGTTGTCCGGTCAACAACCTGATCCCCGACTGGAATGACCTGGTCTATACCGGCGACTGGCGCGAGGCGCTCGAGATGCTGCACTCGACCAACAACTTCCCCGAAGTCACCGGCCGCATCTGCCCGGCGCCCTGCCAGGAGTCGTGCACCCTCAACATCACCGACGAGCCGGTGACCATCAAGAGCATCGAGTGCGCCATCGTCGACAAGGGCTGGGAGATGGGCTGGATCAAGCCCCAGGTCGCGGCACACAAGACCGGCAAGCGGATCGCCGTGGTCGGCTCCGGCCCTGCCGGGCTGGCCGCTGCCCAGCAGCTGGCACGGGTCGGTCATCACGTCGTGGTCTACGAACGCCAGGACCGCATCGGCGGCCTGCTGCGTTATGGCATTCCCGACTTCAAGCTCAACAAGAAGCTGCTCGACCGGCGTATCGCGCAGATGCGCGCCGAGGGTGTGGAGTTCCACATCAACCGTCACATCGGCGTGGACATCCCGGCGCGCCAGCTCATCGACGAGTTCGACGCCGTGCTGCTCGCCGGGGGCTCCGAGCAGCCGCGTGACCTGCCGGTGCCGGGCCGTGATCTCGAAGGTGTGCACTTCGCCATGGACTTCCTGCGCGCCAACAGCAAGGTGGTGCAGGGCGTGCCCGGTGCCGAGGAGTACCTGATCTCTGCCAAGGATAAGGACGTGGTGGTGATCGGCGGCGGGGATACCGGCTCCGACTGCATCGGCACCTCGGTGCGTCACGGCGCGCGCTCGATCACCCAGATCGAGATCATGGATCGCCCGCCCGAAAAGGAAGACAAGGACCTGGTCTGGCCCGACTGGCCGCACAAGCTGCGTACCTCCACCTCGCAGGAAGAGGGCTGCGAGCGCATGTGGAACGTGCTCACCAAGGAATTCCTCGACGACGGCAACGGACACGTGCGTGGCCTGCGCTGCGTCAAGGTGCGTTGGGAGCGTGACGAGCAGGGCCGGATGCAGATGCACGAGATCGAAGGTTCCGAATTCGAACTCAAGGCCGACCTGGTGACGCTGGCCATGGGCTTCGTCCACCCGGTGCACGAGGGCATGCTCGAGGAACTGGGCGTGGCGCTGGATGCGCGCGGCAACGTGCGGGGCGGTACCGAGGGCCGCGACGCCTACCGTACCTCCATCGACGGTGTCTTCGCTGCTGGCGACATGCGCCGCGGTCAGTCGCTGGTGGTCTGGGCCATCCGCGAAGGCCGCCCGGCCGCTGCCGCCATCGACGAATACCTCATGGGGCGCACCGATCTGCCGCGATAG